The sequence ttgttttccaAAAGCAACACGTCAATGGCATTGCTCCTGCTTTATGTTCCATTCAACTCTTCACGCTTATGttctattattaatttttgacaaCACTAGGCAATACGAAAGAGGCTCAGGAGTTCGACACACTTACGCCGGAGGAGTCAAAGAGACGTCTGCTGATACTAGTCAAAATGATGGATCTAAATAAGGACGAATTTATTGACCGGCATGAGTTGAAAGCCTGGATATTAAGGTCCTTTAAGTGAGTGTTGTCTGTTGATTAATACTGCATCGATGTTGGCCAAGCTAATAATCTGCTCGGCAATTTAATGCTTTGCACTTGCTTAACTAAACAAATCGTTTAAAGACCTtactaaattaaataataaacttGTAGAAAACTGTCTGAGGAGGAAGCCGCCGACAGATTCGAGGAAATAGATCAGGATGCTGACGAGAAAATAACGTGGAAGGAGTATCTGCTGGACACCTATGCCATGGAGGATGAGGACTTCAAAAAGGAGACCATCGACTATGACAGCTACGAGGATGAGCAGAAGATGATCAAGCAGGACAAGGAGATGTTCAATGCGGCCGACGCGAACAAGGATGGAGTTCTGACGCTGGAGGAGTTTATTTACTTCCAAAATCCCGAAGAGCATCCTCAAATGTTGCCCATACTACTGGAGCACACGATGCAGGAGAAGGACCTGGATCACGACGGCAAGATCAACTTCCAGGAGTTTGTTGGCGACTCTGCCTCGCAGCACGACAAGGAGTGGCTGATCACGGAGAAGGAGCGATTCGACAAGGACCACGACACCAACGGCGATGGCGTGCTCACGGGCGATGAGGTCCTATCCTGGATTGTGCCAAGCAACACGGCGATTGCCAACGACGAGGTGGACCACCTGTTTGTCTCCACCGATGAGGATCATGACGATAGGCTGTCCTACCTGGAAATACTCAACAACTACGACACCTTCGTGGGCAGCGAGGCCACCGATTATGGCGACCACTTACAGAACATTAACCATCTCTCCGATGAGCTGTAGATCCCAGCCAAAGCTCCATCCTGCTATAGTGAACCTGTGCTTAGTATTGTATTTCATTTGTATAGTTAGtaaatttatgttttatttatgtaatttcAAATCAATACCGCTAAATTGTTTTGAGCGCTTCTCACGAATTTCATTTTCATGTCTAATGTCTGGTTTGTCATTTACCAATTACATTATGTGTAGTAATTTATAGACACAAACAAAATCTacaaaaatcataataaataatttttactaaATTATTTACGGTTTAAGTGCTGGACTTTTACATGTGCTTACAAGTTTTTACATTTTTCGTTTGCTTTATTTGCAATATATGACTAGAAACGTTGTCGTTTTATTAAATTACATTACTTAGACTTTAATTGCTGACTGCGATTATACAAAATTAGTTTAGCAGCGTGTTCTTTTTGACTAGATTTCACACTCGTCTGTACTGGAAAATATGCTTAGCTCTAAATTATTTTGCGGTTCTCTAGCAAGCACTTGAAGCCCCAAAATACGATTTCATTTACTCTCCTTCCTTATATCACAAATATTGCACCGAATTGGCCTATTTCCCCACATTTTTGCTAGAAATTTTCAACAAAaagctaaaaacaaaactGAAAATCGGTTTATCCACAATTTGATAAATCCATATGCTTAACAATACGGTACACAAAGCACTCTATACAACTACTACGAGAAATTTACATGTCCCAGAGGCACTGCATCGTCGCGGATGCGGAGTGCACTCCATTCTGATGGCACAAAACAGATTCACGGGCCGCTTACAAATCATAATTCATTATGCACATCTCCAGCTCATTGACCTGGGGGCGAGGACGTACTCTATAAACTTAAGCTAAACTGGGACCGGGCAAAGTCGGATCATCGGAGTGGATGCTCCGGAGCTCTACAAATCACACAGTATATCGTAATTGTCTACCTGACGCAGGGGCTCCATCTCGTCGATCACCTCCCCCAGATAATCGCTGATGGGCAGCGGCAGCTTCAGCTTCTCCAGCTGCGAAGCGTTGCGCACCCGCCGCATTATTACCGCCCGGCAGCGATCCTGTAGGTTGACGAACTCCCTCCGGGTGCACTTCAGGGTCATCTCCGTTTTGGCAGCCGTGGAGCACACGATGGGGTACAGGGGTTCATCAATCTGGAGGGGATTAAAGTAGATTTGTATATAAGtaagatatttttaaataccgGAAGTTTAAGAATAAGTTTGTATTCAAGATATCTCTTAGGATATccaaaaatatagaaaataggACTATTTAAGGGACTTTCCTTTGATGATACAGAATTTCATCAAAATCAATTCGTTTcttataaatttcttgtatcTGTGTTGTCACAATTTTCctatatttttgtttggctCATCCTTCTGACTCACCTGGTCCAATCCTCTGAAGGCTACGCCCAGGCACTTGCCATCCTTGTAATACGTGAGTGTCCCCTCTATGCCGTCGAAGAGTACTCCAATCTGGGTGGGATGGTTTTCGCGGAAGCGCTTCGTGTACAGCAGGGCCACGCCCTTGTGCCAAAGGACGCCCTTGTGGGACAGTCCCCAGCCGTGCTCGTTCTCGCCCAGCATGTTCCGGAAGGCGTTGGCATGGAGCCGGGCGGACTTGGTCCCGATCCCGAACATAATCGAGGTGCCAAAGACACGCTGCGAGACATGCAGCTCCCAGTAGTAGCGACCATTGTTCAGGGATCGCTTGCCCTGGACGCCGGCGGTGCCCTTGCTCCAGTTGGGATGGAAGTGTACCGTTCGGGAATTGGGTCCGCTGAGCACCACCTCCTTGGAGCGGTGCCGCTTGCTCCACGTCCAGTTGTCCTCGACGCCCTCGGGCAGGGGACAAAAGCGAGTTGGCGGCAACGAGGCTGAGGAAGAGGACGAGGTCCCGGCCTCCTGCATGGCCAGGCAGCCACCTCCTCCGCGACGACTGCTGTGGCGACGCCTCCTCGGGGCTATGGCCACCACGGGTAGAGCCGGCTGTGGATCCACTTCCACATCAGACATTGTTAGTGTGACtagaaatttttgtttggcGAACTCAAAGAATTTAGACAAAGGGCGTACTTCAAATCGTTTTGGGGATGTGTGTGTCAAAAGGTTGAGCAAGCTGGGGGTTGTTGTTTTTCGTCAGGGCTCTCAAGTTGTTGAAATTGATTTAAGGAGCGGCTTCAGGGGTTGCGTCTTTACCTCGTGAGGTCCTCTTTTGATGAAAGCTTGGAGGGAAGCTTGTTACTCGGTTTATCTAGTGGTTAACTGGCTAttcctttttcttttctttttcaaaaCTACCTTTAAGGCTAAGGACTAGAATTCTTTTATGGGAGACTCCTTCTTGTGTCTAAATTTCCAAGTGGTAAGTTCTCTATTAGATATTCCAATAACTTTGTGGCTTAACCACCGGTTAACTAAGGGTTAAGACCTCCTTTCTTACAGGTGGCTGGTTAGCAGGGGTTCTTGAATCTCCTCCTCTGGCAAAACCTGCTGATCCATCTCCCCTTGTAACTGCTGAGGGTCCTCCTCCACCTCCTGTGGAATCTCCTCTAGAATCTCCTGATCCAATGAGACTAACTCCTCCTCTTGCTCCTGTGATCCCAAGCTGGTCAACGAAGCGTAGCCACTGCTCAGCGAACTGCTGCTCCAGCTGGAACTCAATCTGGCTGGTCGATAGCTCCTCACCGGCTGCagatgctgctgctgttgaccAATGGTCCTCTTCAGCTCCCGCTTGATCCTTCTGATCTGCCGGAAATCCTGCTCACCACCGGAACCCCTTTGCTTGTGCAGCTGCAGTTCCTGCAGATGAAAGTGATGGCGACAATAGCCCTGTGGACTGTGGGCACAAAACCGACAGGCCTCGGAGTTGGCGCCACCGACAAGCGGCAGGATGGGCTCGAGGATGCGGCGCTTCTGGCTGCGCTTCTGTTGCTCCAACTGCTGCTCCGCCAGGCGCTGTGGTGCCTTACGATCGCCCACCGTCTCGGCCACCTCCTGGAGCAGGCGCACGTTCCTGGGGAAGCATCGGTCGTGGATGTAGAGCACGATTCGTTGGCAGTAAACGCACAGCGAGTggaacagcagcagcaggacgATAATCATAAATAGGGGTTGGAGTTGAGTCTTGGTTTTTGGGgggttgctgctgctgttactgctgcttctgctgctgtttCTTGAGGGGATCGGCCTTTGTGGCTGCACTTCCGGTTAACTTTGTGGTTCCTTAGTTAACCTTAATTTCAGTTCTCCACTTCTCGAAAGGGGTCCACGTAATTTTCACTGTTTCTTTTGGGGTACACACATTTTTTTCAGCTCCTCCACCTCTTTTGGGCTCCCAAAGGCTGCTCCGCTTATCTGCCTGAAGGTTCAACTCCCACCGACGACCGCCACCGCTTGCGTCCAAGTCTCACTGGCTTCTGGCACTTTTTTTCCAACTCACTTTCCCAACCTGAAGCCACAAAGGCCTACCCTTATTTTCCTCAGCTGGAATCGCGACGAGCTGCTTCCAACCACCAATTGGAAtatgtgtgtgcgagtgtgtgtctGCATATCATTATCATATGGTCTCGCATGCCAACCCCCGTGGCCCAGTTGGCCCTCTCTCCTCGCCACCCTTCGACCCCAATCGCCACCCCCTCGAGAACCCAACCCCCACCCGAATTTCGGATGGAGAGAGGCATGCGCACAAGTGCACGTGGTGAGTTTTTCTCTCCTCTTCGTTTGAGCATTGCTTTTTTAAGGGCTCTCCACTCTACAGCGGGATTTCCACCACGTCAAATACCCCGAACCCTCGAAGAAGATCTTATCATTAAAACAAGAGATTTTCAAGCTTCGTCTGGGATATCAATCCAAATATCTCGGAACTAAAGATTCCTTAGATCATTATGGTCTTATAGTTTCCATTCCTAGAAGTATCTGTTAAGAACTCGCcgatttgaaaaatatacattctTTTTAAAAGATTATCATTTTTCTACTACTACTGAACCCCTGTCTTATGGAACAGATCTTATCATCTAGGGTTACAGCATTATAAGGCACAGAAGATGTCCAATCTTCATCTGGGATATCGATCCAAACATCTCAGAGCTATAATTTTCCAAGATCTTTATTAGCTTATAGTTTCCTTTCCTGTAAGTATCTACTACGTAAGCACACCCCAACTTGAAAAATTATGCAACCCTTTTTATGGAAACTTAAATCTCAACACGAGATAGATAAAGGAAAGAGAAAATGTTGTCATAAGAAGGATATGTCTGAATATATACACACAGGGTTTTATAAATCTCAGAAAGATCATCCATCGCAActataataaaatacaaaaaattctTAATTGGGATGATAGTTTTCGCTGTAAAAACTTACTAAtggtaaatttaaaaattgtataatgtatttataaattttctttattttaccattttttgtttgtttcatAAACGTAAACAATAGGCGACAAAGTTGTGTATAGCTGTTGAGGCGGTGATCTATGTCGATGGCTTCGTTCGATAATCGTTATATCTTCGTAATATATGGTGCATTCACTCGCATTTAATCGggttggaaaataaaaatggaacATGCTCGCACATACACATggttgtttttaatatttttcgacATACGACCGAGgctagtttatttatttgtttgatTTACTTAACTTACGTAACGTAACTTAGAAGCAGTTTACATTTGTTTAGAACATTAATTGGCAGATAAAAAATGGCATGGTGGTCCAGGTCAGTAAATAGCACTTCGACCGGGGGATCcgtttttttcatttttggttAGTTTAAGGAATTTGTAGCAGTGTTGGTTCGTCGGTGTGTGTttgttggttttttgttttttgtttgtgttgtGAGTGTGTGGGCGGGGGGCACACACACGATTCGTTGGTAAATTTATGGCTTTACATTTAGATTAAACTTATGCTGTGTGTGCTGTGTGGGTGTCTGTGGGGGTGCTACTACTTGGCGGTCCTACGACGAGTTCTTCATGCACACCTGGCACCTGGAGACACGCGACTGCCGGTCGCCGGCCTTGATCGTCTGCTGCTGGGGCTTGGCGAAGGGCTGTGTGGTGTCCAGGTTGAACATCCAGAAGCTGGTCATCGACTCGTAGAAGTGGCACCAGCCCTTGGCGCCGTTGCACTCGATGAAGGGTGTGGCGCGGAAGTCCTCCAAGCAGGAGCCAGGCGATTGCAGCGCCTGTCCACCGCCTCCGTTGCCCACAGCCGTGTGCTGAGAAAAGGGATTAGATTAGGGTAAGTTATAAAATGATTatgaaaaattttttattaagccGATGAGAAAAAATCTAGGgttgttaattttatcaaTATCTAGCCACACaccaaaaatgttttaaaaaggAAATCACATTTTACTTATAAAATCACACCTAGTCTATCGAAATCTCTTTAAAACGcttgttaaatttatttattagatAATGATACCAACAATTTTGAAAATCGGCCAATTATGAAATTTGTTATTGAGAACTGACGTTATCCAGTAGATGGCGCATGCGCATCGTGTCATAAGCAACCCTCAAGATGCTAGTTGCACGTACGCCATCTGACGGatagttttcaaaaatattttaaaactaaatttgAAACTGGAAATCTCCAAACTGTAAATTGGATACCTTTAGTGGTATTatatgaataaaaatttgaagAGAATCTAAAAATGCTATCGAGAGGCTGTACTCACCATGACGAAGCTGTAGCCGATCCAGAGACCCTCCCAGCCATTTGGACAGTCGGGCACCTCTATCGTCTGACTGTGCACGGCGATCACATTGGCCGGCGCCTCACAGACGACGCAACGGGAGATGTACTGCCGGATGG is a genomic window of Drosophila suzukii chromosome 2L, CBGP_Dsuzu_IsoJpt1.0, whole genome shotgun sequence containing:
- the SP555 gene encoding SPRY domain-containing SOCS box protein 3, producing the protein MSDVEVDPQPALPVVAIAPRRRRHSSRRGGGGCLAMQEAGTSSSSSASLPPTRFCPLPEGVEDNWTWSKRHRSKEVVLSGPNSRTVHFHPNWSKGTAGVQGKRSLNNGRYYWELHVSQRVFGTSIMFGIGTKSARLHANAFRNMLGENEHGWGLSHKGVLWHKGVALLYTKRFRENHPTQIGVLFDGIEGTLTYYKDGKCLGVAFRGLDQIDEPLYPIVCSTAAKTEMTLKCTRREFVNLQDRCRAVIMRRVRNASQLEKLKLPLPISDYLGEVIDEMEPLRQVNELEMCIMNYDL
- the LOC108021210 gene encoding uncharacterized protein, with product MIIVLLLLFHSLCVYCQRIVLYIHDRCFPRNVRLLQEVAETVGDRKAPQRLAEQQLEQQKRSQKRRILEPILPLVGGANSEACRFCAHSPQGYCRHHFHLQELQLHKQRGSGGEQDFRQIRRIKRELKRTIGQQQQHLQPVRSYRPARLSSSWSSSSLSSGYASLTSLGSQEQEEELVSLDQEILEEIPQEVEEDPQQLQGEMDQQVLPEEEIQEPLLTSHL
- the LOC108021209 gene encoding reticulocalbin-2 — translated: MPRNLPLFPLALCAIAFLAAVGPMPANGAVANSHKHEKHLSKERVKDGIYAPRDAHHHGEDGEHNVEFDHEAIIGNTKEAQEFDTLTPEESKRRLLILVKMMDLNKDEFIDRHELKAWILRSFKKLSEEEAADRFEEIDQDADEKITWKEYLLDTYAMEDEDFKKETIDYDSYEDEQKMIKQDKEMFNAADANKDGVLTLEEFIYFQNPEEHPQMLPILLEHTMQEKDLDHDGKINFQEFVGDSASQHDKEWLITEKERFDKDHDTNGDGVLTGDEVLSWIVPSNTAIANDEVDHLFVSTDEDHDDRLSYLEILNNYDTFVGSEATDYGDHLQNINHLSDEL